The following coding sequences are from one Bufo bufo chromosome 2, aBufBuf1.1, whole genome shotgun sequence window:
- the ALDH1B1 gene encoding aldehyde dehydrogenase X, mitochondrial has translation MLHFQARCHASALRNFVAHYSVKKVEKPLDKVHYTKLFINNEWHNAVSGKTFPTVDPSTGTIITEVAEADKADVDLAVDAAKQAFKLGSPWRCMDASRRGQLLNRLADFIERDREYLASLESLDNGKPISMSYNMDVGETIKIYRYFAGFADKWHGKTIPMDGNYFCYTRHEPVGVCGQIIPWNFPLVMQSWKLALALATGNTVVMKVAEQTPLSALYVASLIKEAGFPPGVVNILTGFGPTAGEAISRHMNVDKVAFTGSTKVGRLIQQAAGESNLKRVTLELGGKSPCIVLADADLDEAVKQCHEALFFNMGQCCSAGSRTYVEESIYNDFLERTIEKAKSRRTGDPFELDTEHGPQIDKKQFDKIFDYIKSGQKEGAKLMCGGERHGNEGFFIKPTVFADVQDDMRIAKEEIFGPVQSVFKFRKIEEVIERANNSKYGLAAGIFTKDLDKAMRFTQALQAGTVWVNTYNIVGCQTPFGGYKESGNGRELGEDGLKAYTEVKCVTIKIPQKNS, from the coding sequence ATGCTCCATTTCCAGGCTCGCTGCCATGCTTCAGCTTTACGTAATTTCGTAGCTCATTATTCTGTTAAAAAAGTAGAGAAGCCACTGGACAAAGTGCATTATACAAAACTGTTCATAAACAATGAATGGCATAATGCAGTCAGTGGGAAGACATTTCCAACTGTGGACCCATCTACTGGAACTATCATTACTGAAGTGGCAGAAGCAGACAAGGCTGATGTAGATCTTGCGGTTGATGCTGCAAAGCAAGCCTTCAAGCTGGGATCTCCCTGGCGCTGTATGGATGCGTCACGAAGAGGTCAGCTTTTGAATCGTCTTGCAGATtttatagagagagatagagaataTTTGGCCTCCTTGGAAAGTCTGGATAATGGTAAACCCATTTCAATGTCTTATAATATGGATGTTGGGGAAACAATCAAGATATATAGGTATTTTGCAGGGTTTGCAGACAAATGGCATGGAAAGACTATCCCTATGGATGGAAATTACTTTTGCTATACCAGGCATGAACCAGTTGGAGTATGTGGTCAAATTATTCCATGGAATTTCCCATTGGTAATGCAGAGCTGGAAACTTGCACTAGCACTAGCCACTGGAAACACAGTTGTCATGAAAGTTGCTGAGCAGACACCACTATCTGCTTTATATGTAGCTTCTTTAATAAAAGAAGCTGGATTTCCTCCTGGTGTGGTGAACATCTTAACTGGCTTTGGGCCTACTGCAGGGGAAGCAATATCAAGACACATGAACGTTGACAAAGTTGCCTTCACAGGCTCCACCAAAGTTGGCCGACTAATTCAACAAGCAGCTGGGGAATCAAATCTTAAAAGAGTAACACTGGAACTTGGTGGAAAAAGCCCATGTATTGTCCTTGCAGATGCTGACCTGGACGAAGCAGTAAAGCAATGTCATGAAGCTCTGTTTTTTAATATGGGTCAGTGCTGCTCGGCAGGCTCCAGAACCTATGTTGAAGAATCTATTTACAATGACTTTTTAGAAAGGACCATTGAGAAAGCCAAATCAAGAAGAACTGGAGACCCCTTTGAATTAGACACAGAACATGGGCCACAAATAGATAAGAAACAATTTGACAAAATTTTTGACTACATTAAAAGTGGTCAAAAGGAAGGAGCCAAGCTAATGTGTGGTGGAGAACGCCATGGGAATGAAGGCTTTTTTATCAAGCCAACCGTCTTTGCTGATGTCCAGGATGACATGAGGATTGCAAAGGAAGAAATATTTGGCCCTGTACAATCAGTATTTAAATTTCGAAAGATAGAAGAAGTTATTGAAAGAGCAAATaactcaaaatatggactggcagCGGGTATATTCACTAAAGACTTAGATAAGGCAATGCGTTTCACTCAAGCATTACAAGCCGGTACAGTGTGGGTCAATACTTATAATATTGTGGGTTGTCAGACACCATTTGGTGGCTATAAAGAATCAGGAAATGGAAGAGAGCTTGGAGAGGATGGACTTAAAGCTTACACAGAAGTCAAATGTGTGACAATaaaaattccacaaaaaaattCTTAG